The Bacillus andreraoultii genome includes a window with the following:
- the yabG gene encoding sporulation peptidase YabG, whose amino-acid sequence MINQIVGRKSYHCDIPFRVIEIFKEDGNTYALLYGEDIRLIADAPIDDLIVLDHREKNEILAPFRKLEEQSFYLFRQDYKTIIERQEYESTLGYNADFQLFQIPGKVLHIDGDPSYLKKCLTMYRKLGVPVTGVYCDEKEMPNRVPQWVNEVRPDILVITGHDSYSQHKGRMNDLNAYRHSKDFILTVKRIRSKFPSLDQLIIFAGACQSHFESLIAAGANFASSPTRVNIHALDPVYIVSKLSYTPFTERTHVWEILRNTITGEKGIGGIETKGVLRMGMPYHPKSD is encoded by the coding sequence ATGATAAATCAAATTGTTGGGAGAAAGTCGTATCATTGTGATATACCATTTCGAGTTATTGAGATATTTAAAGAGGATGGCAACACATATGCACTATTGTATGGAGAAGATATTAGGTTAATAGCCGATGCACCTATTGACGATTTAATTGTATTAGATCATCGGGAGAAAAATGAAATTTTGGCTCCATTTCGCAAATTAGAAGAGCAGTCCTTTTACTTATTTAGGCAAGATTATAAAACAATTATTGAAAGACAGGAATATGAATCTACTCTTGGTTATAACGCAGATTTCCAGCTGTTTCAAATACCAGGTAAAGTCCTTCATATAGACGGGGACCCTAGTTATTTAAAAAAATGTTTAACTATGTATAGAAAACTAGGTGTACCTGTTACAGGGGTCTATTGTGATGAGAAGGAGATGCCGAATCGAGTTCCACAATGGGTCAATGAAGTTAGACCAGATATACTTGTTATTACTGGCCATGATTCCTATTCCCAACATAAAGGAAGAATGAACGATTTAAATGCATATCGTCATTCTAAAGATTTCATTTTAACGGTAAAGAGAATAAGAAGTAAATTTCCTAGTTTAGATCAGTTAATAATTTTTGCTGGAGCATGTCAATCTCACTTTGAATCATTAATTGCAGCTGGGGCAAACTTTGCTAGCTCACCAACAAGAGTAAATATTCATGCCTTAGACCCTGTTTACATTGTTTCAAAATTAAGTTATACCCCGTTTACTGAAAGAACACACGTATGGGAAATATTACGGAATACCATTACTGGTGAAAAAGGAATCGGGGGAATAGAGACAAAGGGCGTATTGCGTATGGGGATGCCTTACCATCCAAAAAGTGACTAA